GGTAACTCCATCGACAGTCCTGGTATTTTCGCTTGCAATCCCGACTGTTTCGTTGATGATCTCAACATTCCTGAGCTCTTCAAGACTTCTCGGTCCGGGTTTCGGATCCACAACGATTCTATCCCAGATTACACTTCCGTGATACACCTCAAATCCAAAATGGCCGAGAAAATTTGCAACAGGGATTGTACTTACGATATCTCCTCCCCCACCAATCCCGAAGGCAAGAGCCCTCCTGCTTTTCGCCTTTTTGAGAATATCGATTATCTCCATGTTAGAACTTCAGATATCCCTTCCTCTCCAGCCATTCGACCTGCGGATTAGTATATCTCCAGATTATATCGCCCCTATCCTTCTGGAATGACCATGGGACAACGATCACAACATCGCCCTCTCTTATCCAGATCCTCTTTCTCATTTTACCGGGTATTCTTGCCAGTCGCTCCACGCCATCCTCGCATCTAACCTTTATGTGGCCAGCTCCAAGCATGGAGGTAACTACTCCGAAGAGTTCTCCCTTCTTTCTGTCTGGCAGCCTTACCCTAATAACATCGTCCTCATTACTCAGACAGACACCCCTAATCTTTTTCTTGCATCTTTGAGAAGCTTGTTTAAATATTTTGCCACTGCTAATTTTAAATCGAGAGGATGGAGACTTCCAGAGATAAAGTCTTCGGCCAGAGCATCAAAAGAAGTGTACTCGACATCTCCTCCAAACTTTGCATCCCTCTCAACTCTTAAAACCCCGAATCTGGGGAGGAGATGATACTTGGCTATGTCAAGTACAGGATTGTCCTCAATGACTCCAGCAGGACAGTAAGCCTTTCTGATCTTTTTTTCTACCTCTTCGGGTGGGTCCCTGACTGATATATAGTTTCCCTTCGAACTGCTCATTTTCTGGCCGTCAAGACCTACTAGGATTGGGGTGTGGAGACAGACAGGAGAC
This region of Archaeoglobus neptunius genomic DNA includes:
- the eif1A gene encoding translation initiation factor eIF-1A; the protein is MSNEDDVIRVRLPDRKKGELFGVVTSMLGAGHIKVRCEDGVERLARIPGKMRKRIWIREGDVVIVVPWSFQKDRGDIIWRYTNPQVEWLERKGYLKF